TGACCAGGCAATTAAGATTCCCGTAAAATAATTACCTGACTAAATGTAATAAAGGATTTGTGCAAGTGTGCACAAATCCTTTTGTTTATTGATTATTCAGCAAAAATACAGACAGCTCCGGAGGAGCCATCAGCCTGAGAGGTAATTGTGATGTCCCAAGCCCTGTGTTCACATATACCATGGTCTGTCTGAAATTATTAAAAGTATATATTCCGCCCGTGTATTTTTTCGCCAGAAGCGGAAGCCATTTGATAAAGGGAAGATTAACCTGACACCCGTGGCTGTGCCCTGCTAAATACAAATCTATTTCATATTCCAGCAAATAATCAATCACATCCGGCTCGTGGCTCAGCACCACATTATAGCATTCCTCATCCAGCAGGCTTATGAGCATTTCTTTGTCAAATTTTCCGAATATTGAGTCGTCCATTCCTATAATATTAACATTATACTCATCCAAAACAATTTTCTCATTTTTCAATATAACAAATCCGCTGTTCTCCATTATTTTTTATATGCGTATTCTGCTCCTCCTCCATAATCGTGATTGCCGTAAATAGCATACTTACCCATAGGAGCCTTGATCGACCCAAGTATTTTGCTTATTCCATCAATATTGTCCTTACCTTCGTAGCTGCTGTACTCATCTAATAAATCTCCGGTAAAAACTACTATGTCAGGATTTTCGCCATTTATTTTTTCTGCGACCTTCTTAATGTCTTTTTCATCAAAATATTCCGATATATGCATATCGGAGAACTGAAGTATTTTTAAATCTTTATCGCTTGAACTGATACGACTGTCCTTTACATTTATATAGTGGACCATTAATAGGTTAGTCTCAACATATCGGGCGTATATATACACAACAAAAGCAATCAACAAAAGAGTACTTATAAATCTTAAAAATTTTTTCACTGTAACACTCCATAAGAGATTTCAAGTTGAAGTATATCAAATTCGGCAAAAAAAATAAAGCGAAACTTAATTCATACAAAAAGTAATTTATGTATTGAATATAAGTTTACTTTATTTTTCGAGTTTCATCTTTTACACTATTATACGATTTTTGTTTCCTCTTCATCACATATGAAAAATTCAACGTAATTAGTTAAAATATCAATATAATTAAATGACACCACTCTTCTTAATCCTTTGTTATCAACGTGAACCGTAAATACTGAAGGATACGTGTCAGCGATTACCCCTTCACTAATATGCGACCTGGCTTTCCCTTTTCTTACTTTAAATTTAACTTTTTGGCCTACACATCCTTCTACCAATCCTTTTACCCTAGCTACAGAATTTGCCGTCAAAAAATCACCTTCTACACTATATTAAATGAAAATCAGGTAAAATTTATTCATTTATTAATATCTTTACCATAACAATGAAAAATATGTGCTTTTTCTTTAATTTACTTATTTTTAACTTGCAAATAATAAGAAAATAGACTATTATAATTAAGGCAATTAAACATATAAAAAGGAAGTGAATGTAATGGACGAGGTCCCTACGGTCAAACAGATTGCACAAAATAAACTTAATACTTCTCTATTACTGAACTTATCATCAATTTGGTAATAGAGGAAATCTATTATTAAATTGAGGTGAACAATGCTTGATATATTCAAATCTATTAACGACACTCTTTTCACACTGGAAGAAATAGAAGACGGAGCATGGATCAATCTGGTTGATCCGACACCCGAAGAACTGGATTTTATTGAAG
Above is a window of Sedimentibacter sp. MB35-C1 DNA encoding:
- a CDS encoding Veg family protein, with amino-acid sequence MTANSVARVKGLVEGCVGQKVKFKVRKGKARSHISEGVIADTYPSVFTVHVDNKGLRRVVSFNYIDILTNYVEFFICDEEETKIV
- a CDS encoding metallophosphoesterase, whose product is MKKFLRFISTLLLIAFVVYIYARYVETNLLMVHYINVKDSRISSSDKDLKILQFSDMHISEYFDEKDIKKVAEKINGENPDIVVFTGDLLDEYSSYEGKDNIDGISKILGSIKAPMGKYAIYGNHDYGGGAEYAYKK